A stretch of DNA from Nitrospirota bacterium:
TGGAGCGGCGGCAACTTCTCGAGGCCTTCGGGGCCGAGTTGGTCCTCACCCCCGGCAATAAGGGCATGATGGGTGCGGTGGAGCGGGCCGCCGAGATAGAGCGGGAGCATCCCGAATATTACATGCCCCAGCAGTTCGAAAACCCCGCCAACCCCGAGGTCCACCGGCGCACCACCGCACGGGAGATACTGGAGGCCCTGGGCGGGCCCCCCGACGGGTTCGTGGCCGGGGTGGGCACCGGCGGCACCATCACCGGGGTGGGCGAGGTCCTCAAGGAGAAAAACCCCTCCGTGCACGTCGCGGCGGTGGAGCCCGCGGCCTCCCCCGTTCTTTCGGGCGGGGAGCCCGGCCCCCACAAGATAGCGGGCATCGGGGCGGGTTTTTACCCGGGCATCCTGAACACGAAGGTCTATGACGAGGTCGTCACCGTGACCGACGCCGACGCCGCCGAGACCGCCCGGGCGGTCTCCCTCAAGGAGGGCAT
This window harbors:
- the cysK gene encoding cysteine synthase A, which codes for MKLYPDVLSLIGNTPMVRINRLAERGSAEIWAKLEGQNPGGSVKDRISLGMIEWAEREGRLKPGGTILEPTSGNTGIGLAMVSAVRGYRLILTMPETMSMERRQLLEAFGAELVLTPGNKGMMGAVERAAEIEREHPEYYMPQQFENPANPEVHRRTTAREILEALGGPPDGFVAGVGTGGTITGVGEVLKEKNPSVHVAAVEPAASPVLSGGEPGPHKIAGIGAGFYPGILNTKVYDEVVTVTDADAAETARAVSLKEG